The sequence below is a genomic window from Actinokineospora baliensis.
GCGCAGCGGCCGAGGCGGTGGCCGCCCTCGTCGCAGAGCACGTAGGCCAGGCCGGTCGCGGTGACCGCGCGGACCCGGTTGACCACGCCCTCGCCCTCACCGTGGTAGTGCAGGTGCGGTGGCTGGTTGTCGTGGGTGGAGATCATCGGTCGGCTGGCGGCCTGCTGCAGCAGCGCGTTGATCACGTCGACCCGGCGCTGCTGGGACATCTCGCCGAAGGCGGCGTCCAGCTGCTGGGTCCACTGCATGATCCGCGCCGCTTCCGGCCCGGTCGGTTCGGGGAGCGTGGGGGCGTGGCGGGAGATGACGGCGGCGACCTGGTCGCGGTCGAAGGTGCCGCCCCGGCCCAGGTTCACCAGGTCCGCGGCCATCGCCGCGGCCGCTCCGCCATAAGTGTTGAAGCGCATATTGCCATTACTCCACACTCCCGGCATGTTTGGCAATGACCAACCTGGGAACGACCGTCCGGCCTTATCGGTTACGCCGCCCGCCCGGCGAGGGGGGACCGGGTGGCGCACGCGGCGCGCGGCCGATCCGCCGATACCCCGTCCCCGCCCTGCTCAGGCGGGTTCCGGCGGCCGCGGATGAGCTCCCCGAGGACGGCGAACCCGCTGGTGCTCGTCGCGGTCCAGATGCTGAGCCTGCAGGTCGGTGCCGCGGTCGCGGTGGGTCTCATGGCGCACGTGGGCATCGTCGGGGCGGCCTTCGCCAGGGTCGCGCTGGCGTGCGCGCTGGTCGGGGTGCTGCTGCGGCCCAAGCCCCGGGTGCCGGACCGGCGGTCGCTGCTGCTGGCGGGCGCGCTCGGGGTGGTGATCGCGGTGATGAACACCGCATACTTCGGCGCGGTCGTCCACTTGGGACTGGGGCTGGCAACGACGATCGAGTTCCTCGGCCCGTTCCTGGTCGCGGTGGTCTCGGCGGGGCACGCCTCGGACGTGCTGTGGTCGCTGGTGGCCGCCGCCGGGGTGGTGCTGATCGCGGGCGTCGGCGAGGTGAGCGCGCTCGGGCTGGTGCTCGGGTTGCTCGCGGCGGGCTGCCGCGCCGGGTACATCCTGCTCACCAGGGCCGTGGGCGGCGCCTTCGACGGCGCCACGGGGTTGTTCGTGGCACTGGCCGTGGGAACCCTGGTGGCGGCGCCGTTCGCGCTGGAAACCCTGCCGGGCTTCGGGAACGTGGGCGTGCTCGGCCTCGCGGCCGCGGTCGCGGTGCTGTCCTCGGCGGTGCCT
It includes:
- a CDS encoding CGNR zinc finger domain-containing protein, producing the protein MRFNTYGGAAAAMAADLVNLGRGGTFDRDQVAAVISRHAPTLPEPTGPEAARIMQWTQQLDAAFGEMSQQRRVDVINALLQQAASRPMISTHDNQPPHLHYHGEGEGVVNRVRAVTATGLAYVLCDEGGHRLGRCADDRCAVVFIDISKGGNRQFCTTRCANRVNAVRHRARQRAMAMAG
- a CDS encoding EamA family transporter; its protein translation is MSSPRTANPLVLVAVQMLSLQVGAAVAVGLMAHVGIVGAAFARVALACALVGVLLRPKPRVPDRRSLLLAGALGVVIAVMNTAYFGAVVHLGLGLATTIEFLGPFLVAVVSAGHASDVLWSLVAAAGVVLIAGVGEVSALGLVLGLLAAGCRAGYILLTRAVGGAFDGATGLFVALAVGTLVAAPFALETLPGFGNVGVLGLAAAVAVLSSAVPYLCDMVSLRKLRTTSFSVLLALSPAVSALAGLVLLGQTLSAPQWCGVGAVVLAGTASVLTTVRAPD